ATTGAGATTATtagtttgtataaaattttgattttcttgcTCAATAATTTGAGAATCCTGCAACAATTCCAATAGCTGTTCACCTTCATTTTGGATTAAACGTATCATTGAAGGTTCTTTGTACGTTGAAAATTCTACACCAATATCGGCAACttctaattctaaaaatttctcaaatttttcgtaatttaatctttcaaacGCTTCAAAGCCCGTTTCGACATATTTGTCAAAATCCGTATGCGACTccaataattctaaattctcAAAATTGTAGGCCTGCTGTGAATTTTGTTGGAAATGTTCGCCATGACATAACACAGAGAAATTCTTTTCTCCTCCATGAGATTCAAGTTGCGTGTAATTAAattcgttatttataataagagcTTCCAAACTTTGTTGATGTTCTATGTgatcattctttttattactttctcGCAAATTTAAAGttgttttttcattatcttcgAAAGCATTTGCAGTTTCCTCTGTTGTATTCTCAAAATTCTTTCCACATGAAacgttttgcattttttccactaaattatttattacatattcataaaattgctCACCAGTCTCAGTCTGTACTAAACGCAATATTGGttcttcattatttaacaCTGCATTATTCAAGTTATTGAGAATCTCTTCATTTCGCtgcaataaattgttttgatCATCATTAGCAACAGAAGTGTATAATGTATCATTAGCAGCAATACTTTCAGAATTTTGGGATTTTTCTGTATGattaacatttacattaataaaatctgtatTATGACAATACCGcgattcatttaatttcaacaTTCCCGAATCAGAAAATTCCAAATACAACTGATTatcatcatttaataatttattgctttttctattttcacttataatttctttacatatatgcttggatagaaattttttgtttgttaaaacTTCATTGAAATTACAGATTTGCAAATTTGTTTCCACATTTGATGAATTCTTTACATCATTTGTGGTAATCTCTTTATAAGTTTCTTGGATTGCATATGTATCTGAGcaatttaatctcaaaatattttcatcattatgAATGTTCGATTCAGTATTTGGTTCTCTATCTTGAGATAGAAAGGTACAattgtttttagaaaattgataaGCTATGTCTTTGGATTGTATTTGTTCGTTACATGCTCTATCTCGAGGAGAATTTGAAACAACAGTTTTATTCATGGGTAAGTTAATGGATTTAAGTCTTTCTTCAATCTCAGCAAAATGGTcctgcaataattataatttgtactcttattttctgttaaattactttcttcaaacttttcatacattttatatcagatgtatttatccatattttacaataattaaatctaaaatatcaaatacttACCTGTTTAGATACAGCATGAACAACAGTTCTCAAGGATAAACATGCTTTATTTCCAATATCAGTATTATGTTTTTCgacaattatttcatttttttgtatatctgAAACTCTAGCAGTATTCTGgctgaaacatttttgttctATACAAAATGTctcatgatttttattttgtatgtcATCATTTATTGTCtgaaaaattcacaaaataagaaaatatataagtctCAAATGTATTCaagtgttatatatttaatcagcattgaaaagttataaatttaatcacttTTCTACAACTAtaacattttgataatataatgtttttagaataatttttttattttgaaaatttttaacagaaaacACAATCAAAACTTTGACAAGATTTTGCCACAGCATTGATATTTAGCAATCAATTATTGCTTTgtagcaatatttaaaattttctattgtgaatgataatgtaaataaaatcaataaaaaataaattgttaccTCATTCTTATTCAATGTACAATCCTTGACTTTTGATTTATTGTTGATAAGACTAGGATTACAATACTGCTGTATAAAGTCCTTTGGTGTATGTATTTGTTTGTGTTTTGCTAGTGAAGAAATTTGCGTGAAACGCTTATCACAAATTTGACATACATATGGCTTAATTCCTGCatgtgacataaaaaaaaaaatactactaAGTTCTtagagttattatattttcatatttgtatatcttgagcaaattaattttattttttattttatatattccaatgtaaaaaaaatctatatttttgttatatattagacATTCGATACTTTACCTGTATGTATTCTACAATGCCTTATAAGATTTGATATATGATTGAACTTTCTTCCACAGACCTcgcaaatatgaaaattcgTACCAAGATGAATGTTCAAGTGCATACGCAAATCTGCTTTACGAAAGAAACCTTTTCCACAGATTTGGCATACGTGAGATCTTTCTCCCAGATGTTTACTCCGATAATGATAATCCAATTGCGAGGGACGATCAAAGCTCGAGTCACATTTAAAACACTTGAAAATTTTCAGCATTTTGTGACAGATGCTCTTTTGCAGTTTTACTGTcaattgtgtaaataaaatttattttcttgtccgtgataaatttttttagaagaatataaatgtatgtaatgaGGCGATTGTGTAAAAGTGATAGACTAGTAATCTTGGTTTCGATCCCGATCCTTGCTTTATGCGCCTCTATATGTGTGTACAAAggttggaaataaaaaatatctcgaaccTTCAGAAGGATCAAAGAACGTAGATAGATTAGAGAAGGAAGAAGATCTTCTAAACTCTTATCTTCTAAAATCCTTTGTcacaaaattttcacaaatactTATATTCTTAACCTTCAAAAAACAGGAGAGCCGAAATCTGTCTGAGATATTCATCATCATTCATCATTTATCTCATTATCTCGTAGTCCAGAAAACAACGCCCCTCAATGGCGATGTAAGCAAACTCGAGACTTTGCCTGGAACAAAGTTGTGTTCCGAAATACTATCCAGAGTAGCATtgaattgaccaatcaaataaaagaaattcttactctttttgttctgattggtcaattaaatGCTATTTTACTGTATAGGTACGATTTTTTACTAGGCGTATGATTGTCCATTTCATTATACGTTGGCAATGCTTGATTCTTGCATCTCCATCGCTGTTGGCATCATTCAAACGTTCATTATCTTTTGAAAGTAAACAGATTTAAAATCCGTTGGTTACAAATTTACATACGTCCGATTTTGTCTTATTTTCTTTGAGTTGTGCAATTTGTATAAGTACGTATCGCTGTATggcttattttaattgaataataaataatattagatgaaAATTGTTAAGAACACAGAATTAGTTTAgaataagtttaattaatcaagaacCAAAACATTCGAACTCGTGCTCTGTCATTATATTCacgtgtttattatatttcggtataatttagttaaatatttatttgaaactatattttgtttagaattttgcacacttatcaatttttctgtgcgttttaattttattattgtacgcgatctgtgtttattatattaacagtCTTTGTTCTTGTTTATatggttttcttttttttcaagagagaaatagaagttataatatattgtcacCTATTTAGATATAATGGGTAATTACATGACAAAGTTATTTCACCCAA
This portion of the Cataglyphis hispanica isolate Lineage 1 chromosome 10, ULB_Chis1_1.0, whole genome shotgun sequence genome encodes:
- the LOC126852324 gene encoding zinc finger protein 91-like isoform X1; the encoded protein is MLKIFKCFKCDSSFDRPSQLDYHYRSKHLGERSHVCQICGKGFFRKADLRMHLNIHLGTNFHICEVCGRKFNHISNLIRHCRIHTGIKPYVCQICDKRFTQISSLAKHKQIHTPKDFIQQYCNPSLINNKSKVKDCTLNKNETINDDIQNKNHETFCIEQKCFSQNTARVSDIQKNEIIVEKHNTDIGNKACLSLRTVVHAVSKQDHFAEIEERLKSINLPMNKTVVSNSPRDRACNEQIQSKDIAYQFSKNNCTFLSQDREPNTESNIHNDENILRLNCSDTYAIQETYKEITTNDVKNSSNVETNLQICNFNEVLTNKKFLSKHICKEIISENRKSNKLLNDDNQLYLEFSDSGMLKLNESRYCHNTDFINVNVNHTEKSQNSESIAANDTLYTSVANDDQNNLLQRNEEILNNLNNAVLNNEEPILRLVQTETGEQFYEYVINNLVEKMQNVSCGKNFENTTEETANAFEDNEKTTLNLRESNKKNDHIEHQQSLEALIINNEFNYTQLESHGGEKNFSVLCHGEHFQQNSQQAYNFENLELLESHTDFDKYVETGFEAFERLNYEKFEKFLELEVADIGVEFSTYKEPSMIRLIQNEGEQLLELLQDSQIIEQENQNFIQTNNLNKDCSNVLQDSNKIIDCSKSKSDFFTYVENNMPLEENINCNQAMENNDRCVDSGIEHLYRDIITNESISNENCGGTSEESKKLKITLKKFHCSVCNKTFSTAYNYKQHIGIHFTDQQKFHCKDCGLSFAWKSTLNKHIVNNHSLDGPQKFVCEICPKVYSTLSQVNEHVKRDHLKQRDHVCLTCGKTFFKRFDLKIHSRTHTNERPYVCNICSKSFHHQSHFIRHKRIHTGIKPYACVYCPKRFTQMSSLKIHQQKHEVCMDFTDYQIDEDDSIALATL
- the LOC126852324 gene encoding zinc finger protein 484-like isoform X2, which translates into the protein MLKIFKCFKCDSSFDRPSQLDYHYRSKHLGERSHVCQICGKGFFRKADLRMHLNIHLGTNFHICEVCGRKFNHISNLIRHCRIHTGIKPYVCQICDKRFTQISSLAKHKQIHTPKDFIQQYCNPSLINNKSKVKDCTLNKNETINDDIQNKNHETFCIEQKCFSQNTARVSDIQKNEIIVEKHNTDIGNKACLSLRTVVHAVSKQDHFAEIEERLKSINLPMNKTVVSNSPRDRACNEQIQSKDIAYQFSKNNCTFLSQDREPNTESNIHNDENILRLNCSDTYAIQETYKEITTNDVKNSSNVETNLQICNFNEVLTNKKFLSKHICKEIISENRKSNKLLNDDNQLYLEFSDSGMLKLNESRYCHNTDFINVNVNHTEKSQNSESIAANDTLYTSVANDDQNNLLQRNEEILNNLNNAVLNNEEPILRLVQTETGEQFYEYVINNLVEKMQNVSCGKNFENTTEETANAFEDNEKTTLNLRESNKKNDHIEHQQSLEALIINNEFNYTQLESHGGEKNFSVLCHGEHFQQNSQQAYNFENLELLESHTDFDKYVETGFEAFERLNYEKFEKFLELEVADIGVEFSTYKEPSMIRLIQNEGEQLLELLQDSQIIEQENQNFIQTNNLNKDCSNVLQDSNKIIDCSKSKSDFFTYVENNMPLEENINCNQAMENNDRCVDSGIEHLYRDIITNESISNENCGGTSEESKKLKITLKKFHCSVCNKTFSTAYNYKQHIGIHFTDQQKFHCKDCGLSFAWKSTLNKHIVNNHSLDGPQKFVCEICPKVYSTLSQVNEHVKRDHLKQRDHVCLTCGKTFFKRFDLKIHSRTHTNERPYVCNICSKSFHHQSHFIRHKRIHTDTPTEA